In a genomic window of uncultured Flavobacterium sp.:
- a CDS encoding histidine kinase yields MQDNTITFIFLAILLLLIAIICFLFYQLMQFKKAKDDAEKSFYALEMKVNDLQLETLESKLNPHLFKNILNSIQSHAYQTYFALDKLANVLDYILYESKKKFVTAKEEIDFALNLIEINKIKISPLFELKIKTNINKDDKLYEQPLLAPLISIDLIENAFKHADLQSADAFISVVFEFRDNSFFMTVSNKISDKKVLKKERSGFGHATLEHRLRIIYKNNFKLDKFVENDIYIAHLKIDLLEYKTEMLASGR; encoded by the coding sequence ATGCAAGACAACACAATAACTTTTATATTTCTGGCAATTCTTTTATTGCTAATCGCTATTATCTGCTTTTTGTTTTATCAATTGATGCAATTCAAAAAAGCAAAAGATGATGCCGAAAAAAGTTTTTATGCGCTCGAAATGAAAGTTAACGATTTGCAGTTAGAAACTTTAGAATCAAAACTGAATCCGCATTTGTTTAAGAATATTCTAAACTCAATTCAATCGCATGCTTATCAAACGTATTTTGCATTGGATAAATTGGCGAATGTTTTGGACTATATTTTATACGAAAGCAAAAAGAAATTTGTCACAGCAAAAGAGGAAATTGATTTTGCTTTGAATCTTATCGAAATCAATAAAATCAAGATTAGTCCACTTTTTGAATTAAAGATCAAAACCAACATTAATAAAGACGATAAATTATACGAGCAACCTTTATTGGCGCCTTTAATTTCTATTGATTTAATCGAAAATGCCTTTAAACACGCTGATTTGCAAAGTGCCGATGCTTTTATTTCGGTGGTTTTTGAGTTTAGAGACAATAGCTTTTTTATGACAGTTTCGAATAAAATTTCGGATAAAAAAGTATTAAAAAAAGAACGAAGCGGTTTTGGTCACGCTACTTTAGAGCACAGATTACGCATCATATATAAGAATAATTTCAAACTCGATAAATTTGTCGAAAACGACATTTATATTGCTCATCTAAAAATAGATTTACTTGAATACAAAACTGAAATGCTTGCTTCTGGACGATGA
- a CDS encoding response regulator transcription factor, which yields MNTKLKCLLLDDELPGLMYLKMLCEQIPEVEIVKTFNNPEKLLAEIPNLDFDLLISDIEMPGMDGLHLAEMLNNKLVIFCTAYKEYAADAFNIDAVDYITKPVKLERLQKAISKAFERFDKPDSSKKFIQLNTDKGKTLLYFNQIQYIKTAISDSRDKTVLLTDGSFLNLKNVKFDTLLNELPDADFCRINKKEIVAVKAIKFFNHNEIVLYHLEKNEKNSTLILSETYRSDFLKKVKL from the coding sequence TTGAATACAAAACTGAAATGCTTGCTTCTGGACGATGAGTTACCGGGATTAATGTACCTGAAAATGCTTTGCGAACAAATTCCGGAAGTCGAAATCGTAAAGACATTCAATAATCCAGAAAAACTCCTTGCAGAAATTCCCAATCTCGATTTTGATTTACTGATTTCAGATATCGAAATGCCGGGAATGGACGGTTTGCATCTGGCAGAAATGCTGAATAATAAATTGGTTATTTTTTGCACTGCTTATAAAGAATACGCCGCCGATGCCTTTAATATCGACGCAGTAGATTACATCACAAAACCGGTAAAACTGGAACGTTTGCAAAAAGCAATCTCAAAAGCTTTTGAACGTTTTGACAAACCTGATTCGTCCAAAAAATTCATTCAGTTAAATACTGACAAAGGAAAAACCTTATTGTATTTTAATCAGATTCAGTATATCAAAACTGCTATTAGTGATAGTCGCGATAAAACAGTTCTCCTGACTGACGGAAGTTTTCTAAACCTGAAAAACGTCAAATTCGACACGCTTTTAAACGAATTACCTGACGCTGATTTTTGCCGAATAAACAAAAAAGAAATTGTCGCTGTAAAAGCAATTAAATTCTTCAATCATAACGAAATTGTTTTATATCATTTAGAAAAAAATGAAAAAAACAGTACTTTAATTTTAAGCGAAACCTATCGTTCTGATTTTTTAAAAAAGGTGAAACTTTAG
- a CDS encoding cation:proton antiporter — protein sequence MNNIKNSLFYITVIGGFTALIYWVISKGAALEVGRGIVHKQIASNHWNDFLHSMVENLQHPLAILLAQIVTIILVARLFGWFFRKIGQPSVIGEMIAGIVLGPSLVGMYFPEFSHALFPKESLGNLQFLSQIGLILFMFVIGMELDLKVLKNKAHDAVVISHASIVIPFALGLTLAYFIYHTFAPVGVEFASFGLFMGIAMSITAFPVLARIVQERGMQKTKLGTIAITCAAADDITAWCILAVVIAIVKAGSFTSALYVIGLAILYVIVMLKIVRPFLKRVGDLNSTRESLNKPVVAIFFITLLFSAYASELIGIHALFGAFLAGAIMPENNKFRNIFIEKVEDVAIIVLLPLFFVFTGLRTQIGLLNDPYLWKVTGVIIAVAVVGKFFGSAFAAKFVGQSWKDSLAIGALMNTRGLMELVVLNIGYDLGVLSTEIFTMMVIMALVTTFMTGPALDFIGFIFKDKMTAVPHEIGNKSKYKILLSFATPEKGKKLLLIANSLVKKQGDNSIVTAMHLSLSTEIHSFDVKDHERKMLVPVIEESERLNQNMLSVFKVTNDIDTDIIDTANQGEYDLLLVGLGQSIFDGTLLGKILGFTTRIVNPDRLIDKFTGKEGLFENSPFDERTRHIIAKSKMPVGIFIDKDLEEVNQVFMPIFSKEDAFLIEYAKKLINNNGSQITVLDASGEVKSTRDIQETIRSIEQIAPNHIMIMHDRTLKKEFLESQNLMIISLESWKKLIESQSTWLNNTPSVLILKP from the coding sequence ATGAATAACATAAAAAACTCCTTATTTTACATTACAGTTATTGGCGGTTTTACAGCTCTCATATATTGGGTAATTTCAAAAGGTGCCGCTCTGGAAGTAGGACGCGGAATCGTACATAAACAAATAGCAAGTAATCACTGGAATGATTTTCTTCATTCTATGGTCGAAAACCTGCAACATCCTTTAGCAATTTTATTGGCTCAGATCGTTACTATTATTTTGGTTGCACGTTTATTCGGGTGGTTTTTTAGAAAAATAGGACAACCGTCTGTAATTGGCGAAATGATTGCCGGAATCGTTCTTGGACCATCATTGGTCGGGATGTATTTTCCGGAATTCTCACACGCTTTATTTCCAAAAGAATCTTTAGGAAACCTACAGTTTTTAAGTCAGATTGGTTTAATTCTTTTCATGTTCGTGATTGGAATGGAACTAGATTTGAAAGTATTAAAAAACAAAGCACACGATGCTGTGGTAATTAGTCACGCCAGTATTGTAATTCCGTTTGCGTTGGGATTAACTCTGGCTTATTTTATCTATCATACTTTTGCTCCCGTTGGCGTTGAGTTTGCTTCTTTTGGATTATTTATGGGAATCGCAATGAGTATTACTGCTTTTCCGGTTCTCGCGAGAATTGTACAGGAACGCGGCATGCAAAAAACAAAATTAGGAACCATTGCCATAACTTGTGCTGCTGCCGATGATATTACAGCTTGGTGTATTCTTGCCGTTGTAATTGCTATTGTAAAAGCAGGTTCATTTACAAGTGCTTTATATGTAATAGGTTTGGCTATTTTATATGTAATTGTAATGCTAAAAATAGTTCGCCCTTTCTTAAAACGTGTTGGAGATTTAAATTCAACTCGCGAAAGTTTGAACAAACCGGTTGTGGCGATCTTTTTCATCACACTTTTATTTTCTGCTTACGCTTCTGAATTAATCGGAATTCATGCTTTATTTGGTGCTTTCTTAGCCGGAGCAATTATGCCGGAAAACAACAAATTCAGAAATATTTTTATCGAAAAAGTTGAAGACGTTGCAATCATCGTTTTATTGCCTTTATTCTTTGTATTTACAGGTTTACGTACACAAATAGGTTTATTGAATGATCCTTATTTATGGAAAGTAACCGGAGTAATTATTGCCGTTGCCGTAGTTGGAAAATTCTTTGGAAGTGCTTTTGCCGCAAAATTTGTCGGACAAAGCTGGAAAGACAGTTTAGCCATTGGAGCTTTAATGAATACCAGAGGTTTAATGGAATTGGTAGTTCTAAATATTGGTTATGATTTAGGAGTTTTATCTACAGAAATTTTTACCATGATGGTTATTATGGCTTTGGTAACTACTTTTATGACCGGTCCCGCGCTTGATTTTATCGGATTTATTTTTAAAGATAAAATGACTGCAGTTCCTCATGAAATTGGAAACAAAAGCAAATACAAAATCCTGCTTTCTTTTGCAACGCCTGAAAAAGGAAAGAAACTACTTTTGATCGCAAATAGTTTAGTCAAAAAACAAGGAGACAATTCGATTGTAACTGCGATGCATCTTTCTCTAAGTACCGAAATACATTCGTTTGACGTTAAAGATCACGAGCGAAAAATGCTGGTTCCGGTTATTGAAGAATCAGAACGATTGAATCAAAATATGTTAAGCGTTTTTAAAGTAACCAATGATATTGACACTGATATTATTGACACGGCAAATCAAGGCGAATACGATTTATTGTTAGTTGGTTTAGGTCAGTCTATTTTTGACGGAACTTTACTGGGAAAAATCCTTGGTTTCACAACCCGAATCGTAAATCCGGATCGTTTAATTGATAAGTTTACAGGAAAAGAAGGTTTGTTCGAAAACTCTCCTTTTGACGAAAGAACGCGTCATATAATTGCAAAAAGCAAAATGCCTGTCGGAATTTTTATTGATAAAGATCTGGAAGAAGTAAATCAGGTTTTCATGCCAATTTTCAGTAAAGAAGATGCTTTTTTAATAGAATATGCTAAAAAGTTAATCAATAATAATGGTTCGCAAATTACAGTTCTTGACGCAAGCGGCGAAGTAAAAAGTACTCGCGATATTCAGGAAACAATTCGCTCGATAGAACAAATTGCGCCAAATCATATTATGATTATGCACGACAGAACTCTAAAAAAGGAATTTTTAGAAAGTCAAAACTTGATGATTATAAGTCTTGAAAGCTGGAAAAAACTAATAGAATCTCAAAGTACATGGTTAAACAACACGCCATCCGTTTTGATCTTGAAACCATAA
- a CDS encoding lipid A deacylase LpxR family protein: MRNKKVLFAFLILSSTLIFGQAKTKEIGLITDNDLYTSSKNDMYYTNGLELFYRFLSENNNEKINKKITEFRIGQYIYNPRFINAEAVGENDRPFTAYLFAEAGRSFFYKSESVLKTDFQLGFMGPNAFGRQTQESFHHLIGYKTVYGWENQLHNAFGAQAHALYSKKLFPNKHNDFVDLHFQSEGNLGTIFTGVSAGFLARIGFKRLLPIYDSNMYDASVSSEPQYNIREFYFYAIPSVNYQFYDATIQGSMFNNTSPLTFDITHWRFNAEFGLKYRHNNWNLSYSFIYRGREVEPNEITNTSAGYFFGSIRLGYLLK, from the coding sequence ATGCGAAATAAAAAAGTCCTTTTTGCATTTCTGATATTGTCATCGACTTTGATTTTTGGACAGGCAAAAACAAAAGAAATTGGTCTTATTACCGATAATGATTTATACACATCATCAAAAAATGATATGTATTATACCAACGGTTTAGAGCTTTTCTACCGTTTTCTGTCGGAGAATAATAACGAAAAAATCAATAAAAAGATAACCGAGTTTCGCATTGGGCAATATATCTATAATCCAAGATTTATTAATGCAGAAGCCGTAGGTGAAAATGATCGTCCGTTTACCGCTTATCTTTTTGCCGAAGCCGGACGAAGTTTTTTTTATAAAAGTGAGTCGGTTTTAAAAACTGATTTTCAATTGGGTTTTATGGGGCCAAATGCTTTTGGAAGACAAACGCAAGAAAGTTTCCATCATCTTATAGGTTACAAAACAGTTTATGGTTGGGAAAATCAACTTCATAATGCTTTTGGCGCTCAGGCGCACGCTTTATATTCAAAGAAATTGTTTCCAAATAAACACAATGATTTTGTAGATCTTCATTTTCAGTCAGAAGGTAATTTGGGAACTATTTTTACGGGAGTTTCCGCAGGATTTCTAGCCCGAATTGGTTTTAAGAGATTATTGCCAATTTACGATTCAAATATGTACGATGCTTCTGTAAGTTCAGAACCGCAATATAATATTCGGGAGTTTTATTTTTATGCTATTCCAAGTGTTAATTACCAATTTTACGACGCAACGATTCAGGGAAGCATGTTCAACAATACAAGTCCGTTAACATTTGATATAACGCATTGGCGTTTCAATGCCGAATTTGGACTAAAATACCGCCATAACAATTGGAATTTATCCTATTCCTTTATTTACCGAGGCAGAGAAGTAGAACCTAACGAAATTACAAATACAAGCGCAGGTTATTTTTTCGGATCGATTCGATTGGGATATTTGTTGAAGTAG
- the mtgA gene encoding monofunctional biosynthetic peptidoglycan transglycosylase produces the protein MMATKKPAPKKATTASKPKPVSKKTNKTNRSFGEKVKWFLIKACLWFFGLSIASVVFFKYVPVPFTPLMIIRAIENKLDGKEVYFDHDWEPIEKISMNLQKAVIASEDGTFLTHNGFDFKALQKAYKSNERGRRIRGGSTISQQTAKNVFLWQGKSYLRKGLEAYFTVLIEIIWGKERIMEVYLNSIEMGDGVYGAYAATEHWYRRDASSLTPMQAAGIAAILPNPRKFKATGSSSYINRRKERIVREMRAVGKINYNAK, from the coding sequence ATAATGGCAACCAAAAAACCAGCACCAAAAAAAGCAACAACAGCAAGTAAACCAAAACCAGTTTCAAAGAAGACGAATAAGACGAATCGTTCTTTTGGTGAAAAAGTGAAATGGTTTTTAATAAAAGCTTGTTTGTGGTTTTTTGGACTTTCGATTGCGTCCGTCGTATTTTTTAAATATGTTCCGGTCCCGTTTACGCCTTTAATGATCATTCGTGCCATCGAAAATAAATTGGATGGAAAGGAAGTTTATTTTGATCACGACTGGGAACCAATCGAAAAGATTTCGATGAATCTTCAGAAAGCCGTGATTGCAAGTGAAGACGGAACTTTTTTAACCCACAACGGATTCGATTTTAAAGCATTGCAAAAAGCATATAAAAGCAACGAACGCGGACGCCGAATTCGAGGCGGAAGTACGATCTCGCAACAAACCGCCAAAAATGTTTTTTTATGGCAGGGAAAAAGTTATTTGCGAAAAGGTTTGGAAGCTTATTTTACTGTTTTGATCGAAATTATCTGGGGTAAAGAACGCATCATGGAAGTTTATCTGAATAGTATCGAAATGGGCGATGGCGTTTACGGCGCATACGCTGCAACAGAACATTGGTATCGTAGAGATGCTTCGAGCTTAACGCCAATGCAAGCTGCCGGAATTGCTGCAATATTACCAAATCCGAGAAAGTTTAAAGCAACAGGATCTTCAAGTTATATCAACAGACGTAAAGAAAGAATCGTTCGTGAAATGCGTGCTGTTGGAAAAATAAATTATAATGCGAAATAA